A genome region from Marasmius oreades isolate 03SP1 chromosome 5, whole genome shotgun sequence includes the following:
- a CDS encoding uncharacterized protein (BUSCO:EOG09260WCZ), which produces MSSTPTESRPASPTATLPDPTTPITVLANGYNYRFNYGKGPESVSGTTDNNAYVTAGNNPPLNLHLNFSASTSNLLLGSLPQEWSSNRDGFHAISTVLNHPHKRQAPPKAHSSLPSIPSADLPRVKRKDFDGYLRAIAPEYAKFETSRQQSQPTASTSQVDGEDEPDSRTPLPGLLTQLQSQPSLDSIPEIFFSPSFDLADPKTFATVSESEEGDPDPSSLSQTSPLLEKLSHYLDTLEIHLSHEITLRSSSFFTALSNLQTLHSESTTCLSQITRLRGMLSEVDENVARRGLEVVRIEQKLRKVGAAEEGVKGLEEVVRVTGEARDSVSQGKWEEALEVVGVLESMWEDRNKTGSSSQGPSISLESVKEDEEELIEVKPKLNMTLPLSSFNAFSALPTHLQTLTMEIAARLSDEFVSILRDDFTAFILTRRKRSRIELEGFKDLLGSKFSALIRTNGLKEATLSWSEVVLGDLGKSVVRKHFEEKESEQENGDVLQSTPSHTDFMMRLRGTYSDVLSAIEALQTQSEVIREVLECLKRLHPTFNLTTETISTLTEDLHSLLTSFTSLAHTSLASEFTSTTSTARLMELGLSEFVEMYRETHGFVVECEVRCKCMVVALRGGLGSVAKGWLNSFHQSRLSQQAKAVEDEVWNASEEVGEDVQAVVKIIIDAAVKDGDLLTFRSTVSENTSQPAFVSSPSFTSTPVPNTPTPTSSTSKPTKTTKYLRIDNHTYYTVPCTGNLLVLLTEYMRLPPNISLLTTDVMSRTMEFLKTFNSRVCQVVLGAGAMRSAGLKNITARHLALASQSLSIMIALIPYVREMFRRYLSQKQAVMLVEFDKVKRDYQVHQNEIHAKLIAIMGDRLSAHIKSLQAVDWSTPPKPSSTSPGSVVVNDYMELLVKETVTLHKVLSRYLSSGVVEDVMSQVFAAVNHRLSEEYGKIELPGEGAKVRLLADAKYLHSRLSALKNVGGLSNMLEIVVQEKRLPGAKVPSSPSFPMSPPPHPYPQTKSPPAPPASASQRLKGLLRSTSISMQPQTRRVSSQSSNSALGLTEVEEPTPLDTMTTSTETKAEEVRSPGPSTLQRTGSSASGSGFREFEAPPSPVPPVKDVTAAQAQVDGDGGTKAEVLEGVNGTPPPAPLKEKERSVGGVTLNTSERLKGLLSGSGKRKDSLTPSGEVGTEKAEGLTVTEVQVEGENERAGSGLGEREASPSLPPLPNEGP; this is translated from the exons ATGTCATCAACACCCACCGAGTCTCGACCAGCTTCGCCTACTGCAACATTACCGGATCCTACAACTCCCATAACTGTACTTGCAAATGGTTATAACTATAGATTCAACTACGGAAAGGGCCCAGAATCTGTATCTGGAACGACCGACAATAATGCATACGTGACAGCAGGAAACAACCCGCCGTTGAACTTGCATCTCAACTTTTCCGCATCGACGAGCAACCTTTTACTAGGCTCTTTGCCGCAAGAATGGAGTAGCAATAGAGATGGTTTTCATG CAATCTCGACGGTACTGAACCACCCGCATAAGCGACAAGCACCTCCGAAAGCTCACAGCTCACTTCCGAGTATTCCCTCTGCCGATCTGCCTCGCGTGAAACGGAAAGATTTTGACGGATATCTACGCGCCATTGCACCAGAATATGCAAAGTTTGAGACTAGCAGGCAACAATCCCAGCCAACCGCATCTACATCTCAAGTCGACGGTGAGGACGAACCAGACTCACGAACACCTCTTCCCGGGCTCCTCACCCAGTTGCAATCTCAACCATCACTTGACTCGATCCCAGAAATATTCTTCTCTCCTTCATTCGATCTCGCTGACCCGAAAACTTTCGCAACGGTGTCAGAATCAGAGGAAGGAGATCCAGACCCCAGCTCACTCTCACAAACTTCACCCCTCCTCGAAAAACTTTCTCATTATCTCGATACACTGGAAATTCACCTGTCCCATGAGATCACCCTCCGTTCCTCGTCGTTCTTCACCGCGCTCTCGAATCTACAGACATTACATTCAGAGAGTACTACGTGTCTCTCGCAAATCACTCGTCTCCGGGGCATGCTATCCGAGGTGGACGAGaacgttgcgagaagagggCTGGAGGTTGTCAGGATTGAACAGAAGTTGAGAAAGGTGGGAGCTGCGGAGGAGGGGGTGAAGGGGTTGGAAGAAGTTGTCAGAGTGACTGGTGAAGCAAGAGACTCGGTTAGTCAAGGAAAGTGGGAGGAAGCCTTGGAAGTTGTGGGTGTTCTAGAGAGTATGTGGGAGGACAGGAATAAAACAGGTTCATCGTCTCAAGGTCCTTCCATTTCTTTGGAGTCCgtgaaagaagacgaagaggagCTCATTGAAGTGAAACCGAAACTGAACATGACCTTACCGCTATCATCGTTCAATGCTTTCAGTGCTTTACCAACCCATTTACAGACTCTTACGATGGAGATCGCTGCGCGTCTGTCTGACGAGTTTGTCTCGATTTTACGTGACGATTTCACGGCGTTCATCTTGACGAGAAGGAAGCGGAGCAGAATAGAGCTAGAAGGGTTTAAGGACTTGCTTGGGTCGAAATTTTCTGCTCTTATACGGACGAATGGATTGAAAGAGGCGACGTTGAGCTGGAGTGAAGTTGTTTTGGGTGACTTGGGGAAAAGTGTGGTGAGGAAACACTTTGAGGAGAAGGAGTCTGAGCAAGAAAACGG GGACGTTCTACAATCGACACCGTCGCATACAGATTTCATGATGCGACTACGCGGCACGTACTCGGACGTTCTGAGTGCCATTGAAGCATTACAAACTCAAAGTGAAGTAATTCGGGAGGTTTTGGAGTGCTTGAAGCGGTT ACACCCCACATTCAATCTCACAACGGAGACCATCTCCACGCTAACAGAAGACCTCCATTCTCTCCTCACATCCTTTACATCTCTCGCACATACGTCACTTGCTTCAGAATTCACATCAACAACGAGCACAGCTAGGCTGATGGAGTTGGGGTTGAGTGAATTTGTGGAGATGTACCGAGAGACTCACGGGTTTGTCGTCGAGTGCGAGGTCCGGTGTAAGTGTATGGTTGTGGCGCTCAGAGGAGGGCTTGGGAGCGTTGCGAAGGGG TGGCTCAACTCATTCCATCAATCTCGGTTATCACAACAAGCCAAAGCGGTGGAAGACGAAGTTTGGAATGCTTCTGAGGAGGTGGGCGAGGACGTGCAAGCCGTCGTCAAGATAATAATCGATGCGGCTGTGAAGGACGGGGATTTACTTACATTCAGATCTACAGTTTCAGAGAATACGTCGCAACCTGCTTTCGTCTCCTCTCCCTCTTTTACATCGACACCAGTGCCTAACACTCCCACTCCgacctcttccacttccaaacCGACAAAAACAACGAAATACCTCCGGATTGATAACCACACCTACTACACGGTTCCATGCACGGGCAACCTCCTGGTTCTGCTCACTGAGTACATGCGTTTACCCCCGAATATCTCGTTGTTGACGACGGACGTGATGAGTCGGACAATGGAGTTTCTCAAGACATTCAATTCGAGGGTGTGTCAAGTTGTGCTTGGGGCGGGGGCGATGAGGAGTGCAGGTCTGAAGAATATCACAGCGAGACATTTGG CGCTTGCGTCGCAGTCGTTGTCGATTATGATAGCGCTTATTCCGTACGTAAGAGAGATGTTTCGAAGGTATCTGAGCCAGAAACAAGCGGTAATGTTGGTTGAATTCGACAAGGTGAAACGG GACTACCAAGTACACCAAAACGAGATTCACGCAAAACTCATAGCGATCATGGGCGACCGACTTTCCGCACATATCAAGAGTCTTCAG GCCGTCGATTGGTCAACCCCACCCAAGCCCTCGTCCACTTCACCTGGTTCCGTAGTGGTAAATGACTACATGGAACTCCTCGTCAAAGAAACCGTGACACTCCACAAAGTGCTGTCACGATACCTCTCTAGTGGCGTAGTAGAGGACGTCATGAGTCAAGTATTCGCCGCAGTCAATCATAGACTTTCAGAAGAGTACGGGAAGATCGAGTTACCAGGGGAAGGCGCGAAAGTCAGACTACTAGCAGACGCAAAATACCTTCACTCCCGGTTGTCAGCACTGAAAAACGTTGGGGGGTTGAGTAATATGCTTGAGATTGTGGTACAAGAAAAACGATTACCGGGAGCAAAGGTTCCTTCCTCTCCGTCGTTCCCAATGTCACCTCCCCCACATCCGTACCCACAAACCAAGTCGCCACCGGCACCCCCTGCGAGTGCGAGTCAGAGGTTGAAAGGCTTATTGAGGTCTACCTCCATTTCAATGCAACCGCAAACGAGAAGGGTTTCctctcaaagttcaaattcgGCTCTTGGTCTTACGGAAGTAGAAGAGCCGACACCTTTGGATACGATGACGACTAGTACGGAGACAAAGGCAGAAGAAGTTCGTAGTCCCGGTCCCAGTACACTCCAGAGGACTGGATCTTCTGCGTCGGGCTCTGGGTTTAGAGAATTCGaagcccctccatctcccgtTCCTCCAGTAAAGGATGTCACCGCCGCTCAAGCACAAGTGGATGGCGATGGCGGTACTAAAGCCGAGGTACTGGAAGGAGTGAACGGAACCCCACCCCCTGCTCCattgaaagagaaagagaggagCGTGGGTGGTGTTACCCTGAACACAAGCGAGAGACTGAAAGGGTTACTGTCTGGAAGTGGAAAGAGGAAAGATTCTCTTACGCCCTCCGGTGAGGTAGGGACCGAGAAGGCGGAAGGATTGACAGTGACAGAGGTGCAAGTGGAAGGGGAAAATGAAAGAGCGGGTTCTGGACTCGGAGAGAGGGAAGCATCTCCGTCTCTACCTCCGTTACCGAACGAAGGGCCTTGA